From Pan troglodytes isolate AG18354 chromosome 9, NHGRI_mPanTro3-v2.0_pri, whole genome shotgun sequence, the proteins below share one genomic window:
- the MMP8 gene encoding neutrophil collagenase: MFSLKMLPFLLLLHVQISKAFPVSSKEKNTKIVQDYLEKFYQLPSNQYQSTRKNGTNVIVEKLKEMQRFFGLNVTGKPNEETLDMMKKPRCGVPDSGGFMLTPGNPKWEHTNLTYRIRNYTPQLSEAEVERAIKDAFELWSVASPLIFTRISQGEADINIAFYQRDHGDNSPFDGPNGILAHAFQPGQGIGGDAHFDAEETWTDTSANYNLFLVAAHEFGHSLGLAHSSDPGALMYPNYAFRETSNYSLPQDDIDGIQAIYGLSSNPIQPTGPSTPKPCDPSLTFDAITTLRGEILFFKDRYFWRRHPQLQRVEMNFISLFWPSLPTGIQAAYEDFDRDLIFLFKGNQYWALSGYDILQGYPKDIANYGFPSSVQAIDAAVFYRSKTYFFVNDQFWRYDNQRQFMEPGYPKSISGAFPGIESKVDAVFQQEHFFLFFSGPRYYAFDLIAQRVTRVARGNKWLNCRYG; the protein is encoded by the exons ATGTTCTCCCTGAAGATGCTTCCATTTCTGCTCTTACTCCATGTGCAGATTTCCAAGGCCTTTCCTGTATcttctaaagagaaaaatacaaaaattgttcaG GACTACCTGGAAAAGTTCTACCAATTACCAAGCAACCAGTATCAGTCTACAAGGAAGAATGGCACTAATGTGATCGTTGAAAAGCTTAAAGAAATGCAGCGATTTTTTGGGTTGAATGTGACGGGGAAGCCAAATGAGGAAACTCTGGACATGATGAAAAAGCCTCGCTGTGGAGTGCCTGACAGTGGTGGTTTTATGTTAACCCCAGGAAACCCCAAGTGGGAACACACTAACTTGACCTACAG GATTCGAAACTATACCCCACAGCtgtcagaggctgaggtagaaagagCTATCAAGGATGCCTTTGAACTCTGGAGTGTTGCATCACCTCTCATCTTCACCAGGATCTCACAGGGAGAGGCAGATATCAACATCGCTTTTTACCAAAGAG ATCACGGTGACAATTCTCCATTTGATGGACCCAATGGAATCCTTGCTCATGCCTTTCAGCCAGGCCAAGGTATTGGAGGAGATGCTCATTTTGATGCCGAAGAAACATGGACCGACACCTCCGCAA ATTACAACTTGTTTCTTGTTGCTGCTCATGAATTTGGCCATTCTCTGGGGCTCGCTCACTCCTCTGACCCTGGTGCCTTGATGTATCCCAACTATGCTTTCAGGGAAACCAGCAACTACTCACTCCCTCAAGATGACATCGATGGCATTCAGGCCATCTATG gacttTCAAGCAACCCTATCCAACCTACTGGACCAAGTACACCCAAACCCTGTGACCCCAGTTTGACATTTGATGCTATCACCACACTCCGTGgagaaatacttttctttaaagacag GTACTTCTGGAGAAGGCATCCTCAGCTACAAAGAGTcgaaatgaattttatttctctattctgGCCATCCCTTCCAACTGGTATACAGGCTGCTTATGAAGATTTTGACAGAGACCTCATTTTCCTATTTAAAG GCAACCAATACTGGGCTCTGAGTGGCTATGATATTCTGCAAGGTTATCCCAAGGATATAGCAAACTATGGCTTCCCCAGCAGTGTCCAAGCAATTGACGCAGCTGTTTTCTACAGAAGTAAAACATACTTCTTTGTAAATGACCAATTCTGGAG ATATGATAACCAAAGACAATTCATGGAACCAGGTTATCCCAAAAGCATATCAGGTGCCTTTCCAGGAATAGAGAGTAAAGTTGATGCAGTTTTCCAGCAAGAAc atttcttccttttcttcagtgGACCAAGATATTACGCATTTGACCTTATTGCTCAGAGAGTTACCAGAGTTGCAAGAGGCAATAAATGGCTTAACTGTAGATATGGCTGA